In Fimbriimonadales bacterium, a genomic segment contains:
- a CDS encoding NFACT family protein has translation MEIPFDSLCLAKIAAEMQPAVGGILRRIFPFGKNGFVFRIVREGYDAHLIFTCHPRLFRCHVLSCRPKTEESASSFFPSFRQRIEGGKILSIRQHGFDRILIIEIGKASGVWSVICEFFGTHSNILLVSPEGKIAELFRKTRKRTRGGAFVLAPPIKSDIEEAFRTGKGLSPFLLREIELSGKDEVLRKFREGPPVLIQGRGAYPFAPVQLEKEKAIPMSSLSLALENFARSEEPKIRYEERVRTLKSQLEKALKKRCEALKEIEAELESSSKFEDWQRQGEILLAHSHRIPPGVESVTLEDFEGNPIEISLDPKVSPIENAENLFKKAKKAKKNRQSILRLREIKQSELSKISKLLSELENLQMTGDTKILDSIENTAKTNGWLREPTPAKRAEEKPFEGHKIRKIEAPGGFVVLWGENAEANDYLTTRVAKPNDYWLHVRGHSGAHVVLQTGNHPERVQKDALHFAARIAAKTSVQKHSRHVPVDYTLAKYVRKPRGSSAGEVTYQNEKTLFIQNLDNS, from the coding sequence ATGGAAATTCCCTTCGATAGCCTTTGTTTAGCGAAAATCGCAGCGGAAATGCAACCTGCGGTCGGAGGGATCCTTCGCCGGATATTTCCGTTCGGCAAAAATGGCTTCGTGTTCAGGATAGTTCGCGAAGGGTATGACGCACATCTTATCTTTACTTGTCATCCTCGCTTATTCCGGTGCCACGTGCTTTCTTGTCGTCCAAAGACAGAAGAGAGCGCTTCATCTTTCTTCCCTTCTTTTCGCCAGCGCATAGAAGGAGGCAAAATCCTATCGATTCGCCAACATGGCTTCGACCGTATTTTGATTATCGAGATCGGAAAAGCGAGTGGTGTTTGGAGTGTCATCTGCGAATTTTTTGGTACTCATTCCAACATTCTTTTAGTCTCTCCGGAAGGCAAAATTGCAGAATTGTTTCGCAAAACAAGAAAAAGAACACGTGGGGGGGCATTCGTTCTCGCTCCACCTATAAAGAGCGACATAGAAGAAGCATTTCGCACCGGAAAAGGTTTGTCGCCCTTTTTGCTTCGTGAAATAGAACTATCTGGAAAAGACGAGGTGCTGCGCAAATTCCGAGAAGGTCCTCCGGTTCTCATCCAAGGACGAGGTGCATATCCGTTCGCCCCTGTTCAACTCGAAAAGGAAAAAGCGATTCCGATGTCTTCTTTGAGTTTGGCACTCGAAAATTTTGCTCGGAGTGAAGAACCCAAGATTCGTTACGAGGAAAGAGTTCGGACGTTAAAATCTCAGCTCGAGAAAGCATTGAAAAAACGGTGCGAGGCACTAAAAGAAATCGAAGCAGAATTGGAGTCCTCTTCGAAATTCGAAGATTGGCAACGGCAAGGAGAAATCCTTCTCGCTCATTCGCATCGTATCCCCCCCGGTGTTGAAAGTGTTACGCTGGAAGATTTCGAAGGCAATCCTATAGAAATTTCTTTGGACCCGAAAGTGTCTCCAATAGAAAACGCCGAAAACTTATTCAAAAAAGCGAAGAAAGCCAAAAAGAATCGCCAATCCATTTTGCGCCTTCGTGAAATAAAACAATCGGAGCTTTCGAAGATTTCGAAACTTCTTTCGGAACTCGAAAACTTACAAATGACAGGAGACACCAAGATTTTGGATTCCATAGAAAACACTGCGAAAACGAACGGTTGGCTTCGTGAACCCACGCCAGCGAAAAGGGCTGAAGAAAAGCCATTCGAGGGACACAAAATTCGCAAAATTGAAGCACCTGGGGGGTTCGTCGTGCTGTGGGGTGAAAATGCCGAGGCGAATGATTACTTGACGACTCGAGTGGCGAAACCGAACGATTATTGGCTTCATGTTAGGGGTCATTCTGGTGCGCATGTGGTTCTCCAGACGGGTAATCATCCAGAACGTGTGCAAAAAGACGCATTGCACTTTGCTGCACGAATCGCAGCAAAAACCAGCGTGCAAAAACATTCTCGACATGTTCCCGTGGATTACACGCTTGCGAAATACGTGCGGAAACCTCGCGGTAGTTCTGCTGGAGAAGTAACCTATCAAAACGAAAAAACTCTATTCATACAAAATCTCGATAATTCATGA
- the ilvE gene encoding branched-chain-amino-acid transaminase, protein MPELVWLNGEIQNLDEAVVSARDHAYLYGDGLFEGIRIYNRKVFKLDEHLDRLFFGIRYLDFEMEMGKEELKQTVLDVCKKAGQNNGYIRLNVTRGTGLGLDPKNINRRVNVMIMISKLSLYPPEAYETGLTAVVCATRVIPPDCLEPRLKTIGRYVANIYAKLEANRQGAGEGLMLNTQGYLAEATGDNLFIVQNGILRTPHINSGILGGITRKTVMDIAKREGIEVREEFLTIYDLFEADEVFLTGTAAEVIPLVRVDSRKIGCGTPGQTTLQIIKWFREETNSGTPF, encoded by the coding sequence ATGCCCGAACTCGTATGGCTCAACGGTGAAATCCAAAACCTCGATGAAGCGGTCGTATCGGCAAGAGACCATGCTTATCTTTATGGAGATGGGCTTTTCGAGGGAATACGAATCTACAATCGCAAAGTCTTCAAATTAGACGAGCACTTGGACAGGCTTTTCTTCGGAATTCGTTATCTGGATTTCGAAATGGAGATGGGAAAAGAGGAACTGAAGCAAACGGTGCTCGATGTTTGCAAAAAAGCAGGGCAGAATAACGGATATATCAGACTCAACGTAACGCGAGGCACCGGTCTCGGTCTCGATCCTAAAAACATCAACCGCCGCGTAAACGTGATGATCATGATTTCGAAATTGTCCCTTTACCCCCCTGAGGCTTATGAAACGGGACTCACCGCAGTCGTATGTGCGACTCGTGTTATTCCACCTGATTGCTTAGAACCAAGATTAAAAACGATTGGAAGGTACGTTGCGAACATCTATGCGAAACTCGAAGCGAACCGTCAGGGTGCTGGCGAGGGCTTGATGCTGAACACGCAAGGCTATCTTGCGGAAGCAACAGGAGATAATCTCTTTATCGTGCAAAACGGAATTTTGCGGACACCGCATATCAACAGCGGAATCTTAGGTGGAATAACACGAAAAACCGTTATGGATATCGCAAAGCGAGAAGGCATTGAGGTGCGAGAGGAGTTTCTAACGATTTACGACCTTTTCGAAGCAGACGAAGTTTTCCTTACCGGCACCGCTGCAGAAGTGATTCCGTTAGTGCGAGTGGACAGTAGGAAAATCGGTTGCGGTACACCAGGTCAAACCACGCTTCAAATCATTAAGTGGTTTCGTGAAGAGACAAACTCTGGAACTCCGTTTTAA
- a CDS encoding response regulator: MPTNNTTKILVCDDERSIVRLIQVNLERQGWQVIPAYDGKEGLEKIQSEKPDIVVLDVMMPYMDGFEVLKVLRRDPELQNIPVIMLTAKAQDKDVFEGYHFGADVYLTKPFNPMELVTFIKRILSAPKEEGQKRYEI, encoded by the coding sequence ATGCCTACTAACAACACAACAAAAATTCTCGTATGCGATGACGAAAGAAGCATCGTAAGGCTTATTCAGGTCAACCTGGAAAGACAGGGTTGGCAGGTCATACCCGCCTACGATGGGAAAGAAGGACTCGAAAAAATCCAGTCCGAGAAACCCGACATTGTCGTCCTTGACGTGATGATGCCGTACATGGACGGTTTCGAGGTGCTCAAAGTCCTTAGACGCGATCCAGAACTTCAAAACATCCCTGTCATCATGCTTACCGCTAAAGCCCAAGACAAGGACGTCTTCGAGGGATACCACTTCGGTGCTGACGTTTATCTCACGAAGCCCTTCAACCCGATGGAATTGGTTACCTTTATCAAGCGAATCCTAAGCGCACCGAAGGAAGAAGGTCAAAAACGGTATGAAATCTGA
- a CDS encoding bifunctional nuclease family protein encodes MPEEEFEKDDFEYLEEPPPFFPKELNRGGGSGTPIRVHVEGVYGTEEAGMMHRFVQLMDSSNRILPISIGPFEAMAIQLALEGRTVARPLTHDLMKHILDRLDGGLERVVIDDLWNSTYYAKLYIQKNGEEIEIDCRPSDAIALALRTGTPIYVLDSILESFNQEEE; translated from the coding sequence ATGCCCGAAGAAGAATTCGAAAAAGACGATTTCGAATATTTAGAAGAACCACCTCCATTCTTCCCGAAAGAACTCAATAGAGGCGGCGGTAGCGGCACGCCTATACGTGTTCATGTGGAAGGTGTCTATGGCACGGAAGAGGCGGGAATGATGCATCGGTTCGTTCAACTGATGGACAGTTCGAACCGAATTCTCCCGATTTCTATAGGACCTTTCGAAGCGATGGCAATTCAGTTAGCGCTCGAAGGCAGAACCGTCGCTCGCCCATTGACTCATGACCTTATGAAGCACATCCTCGACCGGTTGGACGGAGGCCTCGAAAGGGTTGTGATAGACGATTTGTGGAACTCAACCTACTACGCGAAACTTTATATCCAAAAAAACGGGGAAGAAATCGAGATAGACTGCCGCCCCAGCGACGCCATCGCTCTTGCCCTCCGCACGGGTACTCCGATTTACGTGCTGGATTCGATTTTAGAATCCTTCAATCAGGAAGAGGAATAA
- the rho gene encoding transcription termination factor Rho produces the protein MHFRKPGTVADSSEKTNSSRRRKRTRRQETFREPTLSQADLELLPEKDYAYYDALEDKELLAEARKYNIPVNGMARSEIVEALMKEANKEKGAEYRTGVLEIMPDGWGFLRQKNYSPSPEDVYVSQSQIRRFMLRMGDVIFGQVRPPKEGEKYYGLLRVESINGYAIDSEVIRTRPDFDKLTPIFPDKRIRLETDPNNIAARIIDLICPIGKGQRGLIVSPPKAGKTTLLKTIAKSVEINHPEIYIMVLLVDERPEEVTDMRRWVKGQVISSTFDEPPENHMRVSELCLQQARRLVEVKKDVIVLLDSITRMSRASNLTVTPSGRTLSGGLDPAAMYRPRRFFGSARNIEEGGSLTIIATALIDTGSKMDDAIFEEFKGTGNMELVLDRDLAERRIWPAIDVKRSSTRAEEKLFNPEELESIYQLHRLLANQQDNVEATESLIKLLKRTSSNSEFLSSIVQKMRGM, from the coding sequence ATGCATTTTCGTAAACCAGGAACAGTTGCAGACTCATCCGAAAAAACTAATAGTTCTCGTCGCCGCAAGCGCACTCGACGCCAGGAGACTTTTCGAGAGCCGACTCTCTCGCAAGCCGATCTCGAGCTTCTTCCTGAAAAAGATTACGCTTACTACGATGCCTTAGAGGATAAAGAACTCCTCGCGGAGGCTCGCAAATACAACATCCCCGTAAATGGCATGGCGCGTTCTGAGATAGTCGAAGCCCTAATGAAAGAGGCGAATAAAGAAAAAGGTGCTGAATATCGGACGGGGGTTCTTGAGATCATGCCCGATGGTTGGGGGTTCCTTCGCCAAAAAAATTACTCCCCTAGTCCAGAGGATGTCTACGTCAGCCAGTCTCAAATCAGGCGCTTCATGCTTCGTATGGGTGACGTCATATTCGGACAAGTGCGCCCCCCGAAGGAAGGGGAAAAATACTACGGGCTTTTACGAGTCGAATCTATAAACGGTTATGCGATTGATTCCGAAGTAATTCGAACACGGCCTGACTTCGACAAACTGACCCCGATCTTTCCTGACAAAAGAATCCGTTTGGAAACGGACCCGAATAACATTGCAGCGCGTATCATCGATTTGATTTGTCCCATTGGTAAGGGGCAAAGGGGTCTAATCGTTTCTCCGCCTAAAGCAGGGAAGACGACTCTTCTAAAAACGATAGCGAAAAGCGTTGAGATCAATCACCCCGAAATTTATATCATGGTGCTTCTCGTGGACGAACGCCCTGAGGAAGTCACAGACATGCGAAGATGGGTGAAAGGTCAAGTAATCAGCAGCACCTTCGATGAACCTCCTGAGAATCACATGCGTGTGTCTGAACTCTGCCTTCAACAGGCTCGAAGGTTGGTTGAAGTGAAAAAGGATGTAATTGTTCTTCTCGATAGCATCACGCGTATGTCGCGAGCGAGCAACCTCACTGTAACTCCGAGTGGTCGTACATTGAGTGGAGGTTTAGACCCTGCTGCTATGTATCGCCCACGAAGATTTTTCGGTTCGGCGCGAAATATCGAAGAAGGCGGTAGTCTGACCATCATTGCAACGGCGCTTATTGACACGGGAAGTAAGATGGATGACGCCATCTTCGAGGAATTCAAAGGTACAGGCAATATGGAACTCGTTTTGGACAGAGATTTAGCAGAACGTCGAATTTGGCCAGCGATCGATGTCAAACGCAGTTCTACACGTGCTGAAGAAAAACTGTTCAATCCGGAAGAACTGGAAAGCATTTATCAGTTGCATAGGCTTTTGGCGAATCAACAAGATAATGTAGAGGCTACGGAATCGCTAATTAAACTTCTCAAACGCACATCTTCGAACTCAGAATTCCTGAGTAGCATCGTACAAAAGATGCGTGGAATGTGA
- the hpt gene encoding hypoxanthine phosphoribosyltransferase, with translation MFSSKQEFSLTQILSKEEIHQRVEELAGEIESFYKEDKPLLVGVLKGSFVFLSDLLRCLPSDYMLDFMAVSSYSGDSSSGAVEIRLDLREDIFQRNVLLVEDVVDTGLTLSYIYRTLLARSPFSLRVVTLLLKVDSYRADVPIDFVGFKIPSRFVVGYGMDIDEKFRGLPYIASIEPSIKAPKE, from the coding sequence ATGTTCTCCTCCAAGCAAGAATTTTCGTTGACACAAATCCTTTCGAAAGAGGAAATTCATCAGCGAGTTGAGGAACTTGCAGGGGAAATCGAATCGTTTTATAAAGAAGACAAACCCCTTCTTGTAGGTGTTCTAAAAGGCTCTTTCGTTTTTCTATCCGATTTACTTCGCTGTCTTCCGTCGGATTATATGCTGGATTTTATGGCTGTAAGCAGTTATTCAGGAGACAGTTCATCAGGTGCGGTAGAAATTCGTTTGGACCTTCGCGAAGACATTTTTCAGCGCAACGTTCTGCTGGTGGAAGATGTCGTGGATACCGGACTCACTTTGTCGTATATTTATCGCACCCTTCTCGCAAGGTCGCCTTTTAGTCTTCGAGTTGTAACGTTGTTGTTAAAAGTGGATTCTTATCGAGCAGATGTCCCGATAGATTTTGTAGGATTTAAAATACCGAGTCGTTTCGTCGTCGGGTATGGAATGGATATAGATGAGAAGTTCCGAGGGCTCCCATATATAGCGTCTATAGAGCCGTCAATAAAAGCACCAAAAGAATAG
- the guaA gene encoding glutamine-hydrolyzing GMP synthase, with protein sequence MQNYYMAHDKHQTVLVVDFGGQYTQLIARKVREQKVFTEIVPWNSPDLESKWSAADAVILSGGPKSVTEPDAPTLPEHLLRLGKPILGICYGHQLLGKLLGGEVVRAEKREYGKHVLCLTHPSALIEEEGMVWMSHGDTVIKPPPGFVVTAKTETCPVAVMENVEQKIFGVQFHPEVSHTTFGNQVLSSFLFEQAKLAGDWTPKNFIEETIEDIRRTVGKSKVLCAVSGGVDSAVTAALVARAVHKQLICVFVDHGLLRKNEASEVVETFREYIDAELITIDASDSFFKALKGIKDPEEKRKIVGEQFIKVFEAHAQKWEDCEFLAQGTLYPDVIESGSPTAARIKTHHNVGGLPSWMRMKLIEPLRWLFKDEVRRVGKELGLPEKIIDREPFPGPGLAVRILGEVTPEKVKIVQEADWIFREELKRAGISPRVWQSFAGLLDVKSVGVMGDERTYQHPIVLRAVESEDAMTARAVDIPFPLLEHIATRIVNEVQGVNRVLYDLTSKPPATIEWE encoded by the coding sequence ATGCAAAACTATTATATGGCTCACGATAAGCATCAAACCGTACTGGTGGTAGATTTCGGGGGCCAATATACACAACTTATTGCGCGTAAAGTCCGCGAACAAAAGGTATTCACGGAAATCGTCCCCTGGAATTCTCCTGACCTCGAATCGAAATGGTCTGCTGCAGATGCGGTGATTTTGAGCGGGGGTCCGAAAAGCGTAACAGAACCCGATGCACCGACCCTGCCTGAGCATTTGCTTCGACTCGGAAAACCCATTCTGGGGATTTGCTATGGACATCAACTCCTCGGGAAACTCCTCGGTGGGGAAGTGGTTCGTGCTGAAAAAAGAGAGTACGGCAAGCATGTTCTTTGTCTCACGCATCCTTCAGCGCTAATCGAGGAAGAGGGAATGGTTTGGATGAGTCACGGAGACACGGTGATAAAGCCCCCTCCTGGCTTCGTAGTCACAGCAAAAACGGAAACCTGTCCCGTAGCCGTGATGGAGAACGTTGAGCAGAAGATATTCGGGGTTCAATTTCACCCGGAAGTTTCTCACACTACTTTTGGAAATCAAGTGCTCTCGAGCTTCTTATTCGAGCAGGCAAAACTCGCAGGAGATTGGACTCCAAAAAACTTCATCGAGGAAACCATCGAAGACATACGGCGAACGGTGGGGAAGAGCAAAGTGCTTTGTGCTGTATCTGGTGGCGTGGATTCGGCAGTTACGGCGGCACTTGTAGCGCGTGCTGTTCATAAACAACTCATTTGTGTTTTTGTTGACCACGGTCTGTTGCGTAAAAATGAAGCCAGCGAAGTCGTCGAAACCTTTAGAGAGTACATCGACGCGGAACTTATAACCATAGATGCATCCGATTCGTTTTTCAAGGCATTAAAAGGCATTAAAGACCCCGAAGAGAAAAGAAAAATCGTAGGAGAGCAATTTATAAAGGTTTTCGAGGCGCATGCTCAAAAGTGGGAAGATTGCGAGTTTTTGGCGCAAGGCACACTTTATCCGGATGTTATCGAAAGTGGGTCACCGACAGCGGCGAGAATAAAGACGCATCATAACGTAGGTGGGTTGCCCTCTTGGATGCGCATGAAACTAATCGAGCCACTGCGCTGGCTTTTCAAAGACGAAGTGCGAAGGGTAGGAAAAGAGTTGGGGTTGCCGGAAAAAATTATCGACAGAGAACCCTTCCCAGGTCCAGGATTAGCCGTGCGCATTTTAGGAGAAGTCACACCTGAAAAAGTGAAAATAGTGCAAGAAGCAGATTGGATATTCCGAGAAGAACTTAAGCGCGCTGGAATTTCACCTCGCGTTTGGCAATCCTTCGCAGGCCTTCTCGATGTAAAAAGCGTAGGAGTAATGGGTGATGAGCGCACATATCAGCACCCAATCGTTTTGCGCGCGGTGGAAAGCGAAGATGCAATGACGGCGCGGGCTGTTGATATTCCGTTTCCTTTGTTGGAACACATTGCCACTCGGATCGTAAACGAAGTTCAAGGCGTGAATAGGGTCTTATACGACCTTACAAGCAAACCTCCTGCGACGATAGAATGGGAGTAA
- a CDS encoding WecB/TagA/CpsF family glycosyltransferase yields the protein MSTVMASGAMLYPDRVEILGIGVDPVTMREALNRIEKFIEKRIPRIVITADASGIVLAQKDPRWRDILLKADLVTPDSYGIIWASRKLGSPLAERVAGVDLVVELCALSESKGYRLFFLGAAPGIADKAAEKMRKRFPGIHIVGTHHGYFSEAEELSIVEKIRIARPDVLFVAMGIPRQEKFIVKHLYEMAVPVSIGVGGSFDVLSGVIKRAPYPVQKMHLEWLWRLMMNPRKWRKVLTLPRFAWSVLTSRKEH from the coding sequence ATGAGCACAGTCATGGCAAGCGGGGCAATGCTTTACCCTGATAGGGTTGAAATATTAGGAATAGGAGTAGACCCCGTTACGATGCGTGAGGCATTGAATCGCATCGAAAAGTTTATCGAAAAACGAATCCCGCGAATTGTGATCACGGCAGATGCAAGTGGAATCGTTTTGGCGCAAAAAGACCCTCGATGGCGAGACATCCTCCTTAAAGCAGACCTCGTGACTCCCGATAGTTACGGAATTATTTGGGCTTCCCGAAAACTCGGTTCGCCTTTAGCAGAAAGAGTTGCTGGGGTGGATTTGGTTGTGGAGTTGTGCGCGCTGAGCGAAAGCAAGGGATATCGTCTTTTCTTTCTTGGCGCTGCCCCCGGAATTGCAGACAAAGCAGCAGAAAAAATGAGAAAACGATTCCCTGGAATTCACATCGTCGGCACGCATCACGGATATTTCTCCGAAGCAGAAGAACTTTCGATAGTAGAAAAGATACGCATCGCTCGACCTGATGTTCTTTTCGTAGCGATGGGCATACCTCGGCAAGAGAAATTCATCGTCAAGCATCTTTACGAAATGGCAGTTCCTGTAAGTATCGGCGTCGGTGGTTCTTTCGATGTTTTGAGTGGTGTCATAAAGCGTGCGCCTTACCCGGTGCAAAAAATGCATTTGGAATGGCTTTGGCGATTGATGATGAACCCCAGAAAATGGAGAAAGGTGCTGACGCTCCCACGTTTCGCATGGAGCGTGCTGACTTCACGAAAAGAACATTAA
- the lon gene encoding endopeptidase La: MPNIDLLVKDAEEEEQKRPEIPEELNILPLRDSVIYPMLIAPLSVGRPASVRLIDETVSANNRIIGVVAQKDPAIDTPGFDDVYSYGCAVIIRTLAKTPDSTRLIVQGIVRYRITSAIHEEPYLRAKVEIIEEPPIPENQQEEIEALRRTIVQLFDKAVSLAPQLPDELKTLTQAVTEPGVLADLVCAHMPFALEDKQHVLETIDIRDRMRLVVELLGREVRILELTSKVQSEVTSELTKSQREYYLREQLKAIQRELGDTDEREQDLLELRQRIEEAGMPEEALKEVNREYERLRRMSPGAPEYTVARTYIEWMVSLPWSIQTEDNLELDRVKKILDQDHYGLEKIKERIIEYLAVRKFKKEGVVRQPILCFVGPPGTGKTSLGKSIARAMGRNFVRLALGGVRDEAEIRGHRRTYVGAMPGQIIQAIRRAGSNNPVFMLDEVDKLGVDFRGDPSSALLEVLDPEQNHSFRDHYIDAPFDLSKVFFITTANVLDPIPPALRDRMEVIELSGYTEEEKVEIARRHLIIKQLSEHGLDNKLMKWPKSSIHYLIRFYTREAGVRNLEREIAAICRKATRMFAEGRKEPITVTQKFIEQCLGAPRYLRDEISERELRPGVAVGLVWTPVGGDIVFIESAAMPGKGELTLTGQLGDVMKESARTALSYLRTNAPKWDINPEQFLKSDIHIHVPAGAIPKDGPSAGIALLTSLASLFMNRPVKSRFAMTGELTLTGQVLPVGGIKEKVLAANRAGITEIALPERNEKDAREEVPENVRKKLLIHYVSNAEQVLRYAFPKQNAKKK, encoded by the coding sequence ATGCCTAATATAGATTTACTCGTCAAAGACGCTGAAGAGGAAGAGCAAAAACGGCCGGAAATCCCGGAAGAACTCAATATACTTCCTCTTCGCGATTCTGTTATTTATCCGATGCTTATCGCCCCACTGTCTGTGGGTAGACCTGCAAGTGTTCGCCTTATCGATGAAACCGTAAGCGCAAACAATAGAATCATAGGTGTCGTTGCGCAAAAAGATCCAGCAATAGATACTCCTGGTTTCGATGATGTTTATTCTTATGGATGCGCAGTAATTATAAGAACATTAGCGAAGACTCCCGATTCGACGCGTCTCATCGTTCAAGGAATCGTACGTTACAGGATTACGAGCGCGATTCATGAAGAACCCTATCTCCGGGCGAAAGTGGAAATCATCGAAGAACCTCCGATCCCAGAAAATCAGCAGGAAGAAATCGAAGCACTCAGGAGAACGATTGTCCAACTTTTCGATAAAGCGGTTTCATTAGCACCCCAATTGCCTGATGAACTGAAAACGTTAACTCAGGCTGTTACGGAACCCGGTGTTTTAGCCGATCTCGTTTGCGCGCACATGCCTTTCGCGCTCGAAGATAAGCAGCACGTTCTCGAAACGATTGACATTCGAGACAGGATGCGACTCGTCGTCGAACTTCTTGGCAGGGAAGTACGCATTTTGGAACTCACTTCTAAAGTGCAAAGCGAGGTAACGAGCGAACTTACGAAATCACAGCGCGAATATTACTTGCGAGAACAACTCAAAGCGATTCAACGAGAACTCGGAGATACCGATGAACGAGAGCAAGATTTGCTCGAACTTCGGCAGAGAATAGAAGAAGCCGGTATGCCGGAAGAAGCGCTCAAAGAGGTCAATCGGGAATACGAAAGATTACGCAGGATGTCCCCTGGCGCTCCGGAATACACCGTTGCGAGAACCTACATAGAATGGATGGTGTCTCTTCCTTGGTCTATACAGACCGAAGACAATTTAGAATTAGACCGTGTAAAAAAGATTCTCGACCAAGACCATTACGGTTTAGAAAAAATTAAAGAGCGAATTATCGAATATTTGGCGGTTAGGAAATTCAAAAAGGAAGGAGTCGTTCGCCAACCTATTCTTTGTTTCGTAGGACCTCCTGGCACGGGCAAAACTTCTTTAGGAAAGTCTATCGCCAGAGCGATGGGAAGAAACTTCGTGCGTTTAGCATTGGGGGGGGTACGCGATGAAGCGGAAATTCGTGGACATCGCCGCACCTATGTGGGCGCAATGCCCGGGCAGATTATTCAAGCTATTCGACGCGCAGGAAGCAACAATCCCGTTTTCATGCTCGACGAGGTTGACAAACTCGGCGTGGATTTTCGCGGTGACCCGAGTTCTGCTTTATTGGAGGTCTTAGATCCAGAACAGAACCATAGTTTTCGAGACCATTACATAGATGCTCCCTTCGATTTGAGTAAGGTCTTCTTCATCACGACCGCGAACGTTTTAGACCCGATCCCCCCCGCTTTGAGAGACCGCATGGAAGTTATCGAACTGAGCGGCTACACGGAAGAAGAGAAAGTGGAAATTGCACGGAGACATTTAATTATCAAACAACTTTCCGAACATGGTCTCGATAATAAACTCATGAAATGGCCTAAATCCTCGATACATTACTTGATTCGTTTCTACACGAGAGAGGCGGGAGTACGCAACTTGGAGCGAGAAATCGCTGCGATTTGCAGAAAGGCTACGAGAATGTTCGCGGAGGGAAGAAAAGAGCCGATAACCGTTACTCAAAAATTCATCGAGCAATGCCTCGGCGCGCCTCGCTATTTGCGTGATGAAATTAGCGAAAGAGAACTTCGCCCAGGTGTAGCAGTAGGATTGGTCTGGACTCCTGTCGGGGGGGATATCGTCTTCATCGAAAGTGCGGCTATGCCCGGAAAAGGGGAATTGACCCTCACCGGACAACTCGGCGACGTTATGAAAGAATCCGCTCGAACTGCGCTGAGCTACCTAAGAACGAACGCTCCGAAATGGGATATCAACCCGGAACAATTTCTGAAATCGGATATTCACATTCACGTTCCTGCTGGCGCTATTCCGAAAGACGGTCCGAGTGCCGGCATTGCACTTTTAACATCGCTTGCGAGTTTATTTATGAATCGCCCCGTGAAATCGCGTTTTGCGATGACGGGAGAACTCACGCTCACAGGGCAAGTGCTTCCGGTGGGAGGAATAAAAGAAAAGGTGCTTGCAGCCAATCGCGCAGGAATTACAGAGATTGCTTTACCCGAGCGTAACGAAAAAGACGCTCGCGAAGAAGTTCCCGAAAACGTTCGAAAGAAATTGCTAATCCATTATGTAAGTAATGCGGAACAAGTGTTGCGTTACGCTTTTCCGAAACAAAATGCAAAGAAAAAATAA
- a CDS encoding Hsp20/alpha crystallin family protein encodes MTSEEWVIELSAGVIRLKEDLWKRGFYRRQAWRPNMDVYETENGLEIHVELAGVLPSNIQIFLDGNSLVIRGVRLPRHPKPCIRCHQLELQYGEFEGVVVLPVGNIQRENIKAHLENGILIIYVPRKREYFSLYPETLSEK; translated from the coding sequence GTGACGAGCGAAGAATGGGTTATTGAACTATCCGCAGGGGTCATACGCCTGAAAGAAGACCTTTGGAAAAGAGGCTTTTATCGCCGCCAGGCTTGGCGCCCGAATATGGATGTTTACGAAACCGAAAACGGCTTAGAAATCCATGTGGAATTAGCCGGTGTCCTCCCTTCGAACATCCAGATTTTCCTTGATGGGAACTCCTTGGTGATTCGTGGTGTTCGCTTGCCCAGACATCCCAAACCTTGTATACGTTGTCACCAGCTCGAATTGCAATATGGAGAGTTCGAAGGAGTTGTCGTTTTACCAGTGGGGAATATCCAAAGAGAAAACATAAAAGCCCACTTAGAAAACGGAATTCTTATCATATACGTACCGAGGAAAAGAGAATACTTTTCCCTTTATCCTGAAACTCTTTCCGAAAAATGA
- the secG gene encoding preprotein translocase subunit SecG, with product MFISHALLVILFIVAFLFIIITTVFGAKSDAMSGAAGSIRTTFKGKPGFDDYMSRITLYLGIAFMGLCLLVNILNARFG from the coding sequence ATGTTCATTAGCCACGCCTTGCTCGTGATTCTGTTTATCGTGGCTTTCTTGTTCATTATCATCACCACGGTGTTCGGAGCTAAGTCCGATGCCATGTCCGGCGCTGCTGGTTCGATTCGCACGACTTTCAAGGGAAAGCCAGGATTCGATGACTACATGTCCAGAATCACGCTGTATTTAGGCATTGCTTTTATGGGACTCTGTTTGCTTGTCAATATTCTAAACGCTCGATTCGGATAA